The following DNA comes from Noviherbaspirillum sp. L7-7A.
GGCGCATGCCGGCGATGTCGAGATCGCGGAAGCCAATCTTGAATACACCGACGAAGGCTACAAGCTGGCCGCCGTCTACCATTTCGATCTCAATCGCAGCCTGGAAAGCGCCATCGCCCGCGGCATACCGCTGTACTTCACCACCGAAATCGTGATCCGCCGCCCGCGCTGGTACTGGCTCGACGAGCGCACCGCCAGCGCCACCCAGACCATACGCATTTCCTACAATGTGCTGACCCGGCAATACCGCGCCGCCATCAATGGCAGCAATCTGCAGCAGAGCTTCGCCTCGCTGGAGGAAGCCATGTCGCTGGTGCGTCGCCCCGGACGCTGGCTGGTGGCCGGGCCGGATGCGCTCAAGCCGGGCGAGCTGTACTCCGTGGCGCTGCGCATGGAGCTCGACGTCGCCCAGCTTCCCAAGCCCTTCCAGATCCACTCCATCAACAGCAGCGACTGGCGGCTTTCTTCCGAGTGGCGCTACTTCACCTTCAGGGCGGACGGCAAGTGACGCGCGTGCTGCGGTATGTGCTGGTCTTTGGCGGAGCGATCACCGGCATCCTGCTATTCCTGCTCGCCTCCGCATCCGAGAATTCGGTCTTCTTCGACCAGAACTATTCCTGGCTGCTGGGCCTGAACGCGCTGTTCGCCGCGCTGCTGCTGGGCCTGGTCACGACCCTGCTGCTGCGGCTGTATCAGCGCTACAAGCAGCGTCGGTTCGGCTCACGGCTGATGACAAGGCTGGTGATGCTGTTTGCGCTGATCGGCATCCTGCCCGGCACCGTGATCTACGTGGTGTCGGTGCAGTTCGTGTCGCGCTCGATCGAATCCTGGTTCGACGTACGGGTCGAGTCGGCGCTGGAAGCGGGCCTGAACCTGGGCCGCACCGCGCTGGACTCCTCGCTGGCCGACCTCAATGCCAAGGCGCGCGCGATGGCGCTGGAACTGGCCGACTATTCCGACGCCAGCCAGATCACCCAGCTCTCCAGGCTGCGCGACCAGAGCCAGTTGCAGGAAGCGCTGATCGTCACTTCCAGCAACCGGGTGGTGGCCAGCGCCGGCGGCAATATCGGCTCGCTGGTGCCGGAACTGCCTACGGCGAACATGCTGAGCCAGGCCCGGCTCACGCGCGGCTTTGCCGCCATCGAAGGCAGCAGCGAAGGGCTCGACCGGCTGCGCGAGGGCAAGCCGCAGCCAGCCGAGCCCGGCGCCGGCCTCCGGCTGCGCGTGGTGGTGGCCATTCCCGGCAAAAGCAGCGACCTGTCGCTGCAGAACGAGGCCCGTTTCCTGCAGCTGCTGCAGCCGGTGCCGCAGCAGCTCGCCACCGACGCCGAGGCCCTGCGCGCTGCCTACAGCGAATATCAGGCGCGCTCGGTCGGCCGCACCGGCTTGCGCAAGATCTATATCGTCACCCTTACCCTGACGCTGCTGCTGGCCATCTTCGGCGCCGTCACCAGCGCCTTCGTGATCGCCAATGACCTGGCGCAGCCGCTGCTGCTGTTGGCCGAAGGCACCAAGGCGGTGGCCGAGGGCAATCTGTCGCCGCGGCCCATCGTTGCCACCAGCGACGAACTAGGCACGCTGACGCAGTCGTTCAACACCATGACGCGCCAGCTGTTCGACGCCCGCGCCGCCGTGGAACGGAACCGCACCGAACTCGAAAACGCCAAGGCCTATCTGGAATCGGTGCTGGCCAACATGTCGGCCGGCGTGATGGTGCTGGACGGGCAGTTCCGCCTGATGAGCTGCAATGAATCGGTGGACCGCATCCTGCAGCATGACTTCGAACCGCACCTTGGCCAGCCGCTGTCGGAGATCGACGGCCTGTCCGCGTTTGCCGATGTGATCATCCGTGCCTTCACCGAGCAGAGCGCCAAGTCGGCCGGCGAGAATGGCAACGACTTCCATTGGCAGCAGCAGATCGAGATACCGCGCAGCGTCGACGACGCCGAAGTCGAAAACAACATCACCCTGCTGGCGCGCGGCTCGCGGCTGCCGGTCGACAGCGCAACCGGCTATGTGGTGGTGTTCGACGATATCTCCGACGTCATCTCCGGCCAGCGCTCGATCGCCTGGGGCGAGGTCGCGCGCCGGCTGGCGCACGAGATCAAGAATCCGCTGACGCCGATCCAGCTGTCGGCCGAACGCCTGCAGATGAAGCTGGAAGAAAAACTGGCCCCATCCGACGCCGCCATGCTCGGTCGCGCCACCAGCACCATCGTCAGCCAGGTAACCGCGATGAAGCGCATGGTCGACGACTTCCGCGACTATGCCAAGACGCCGCCGGCGGTGCTGTCGCCCCTGAACCTGAATGCGCTGATCGAGGAAATCCTGGCGCTCTACATGAGCGGCGACGAGCGCGACATCATCCATGCGGCACTGGCGCCGGACCTGCCGCGGGTGATGGGCGACGCCACCCAGTTGCGCCAGCTGATCCACAACCTGCTGCAGAATGCCCAGGACGCGGTGGCCGAACGTACCGATGCCGAGGCTGAACCGGCCCGCATCGATCTGGTTACCGAGACGGTGCACTTTCCCGGCTCCGACGGCATCAATCAGACGGCAGTGCGCCTGACCATCACCGACAACGGCCCCGGTTTCGCAGCCAGGATCCTGGCCCGCGCCTTCGAGCCCTACGTCACGTCCAAAACCCGCGGCACCGGACTGGGCCTGGCGATGGTGAAAAAAATCGTCGAAGAGCATGGCGGCCGCGTCGATATCCAGAATCGGCGCAATGTCAGCGGCGCTAAAATAGTCATACTGCTTCTGAAGCTGGCGTCCGATAACGAAGTACTAACGAAAAGCTAACAAGATCAAAGAGCGCCACACAGACAAGTAGAATGCACGGTCCGGGAGTGATCCAAATCTGAATTAACCAAGGCAAGGAAATGGCAAATATTCTGGTAGTTGATGATGAGATGGGCATACGTGAATTGCTCTCGGAAATACTGGGCGACGAAGGCCATGTGGTGACCATGGCCGAAAACGCCCAGCAGGCGCGCCAGATTCGCGCCAGCACCACTCCGGACCTGGTGCTGCTCGATATCTGGATGCCAGATACCGACGGCGTCACCCTGCTCAAGGAATGGCAGCGCGACCGCATGCTGACCATGCCCGTCATCATGATGTCGGGCCATGCCACGATCGACACCGCGGTCGAGGCCACCCGCATCGGCGCGCTGAATTTCCTGGAAAAGCCGATCTCCCTGCAAAAGCTGCTCAAGGCGGTGCAGCAGGGATTGTCGCGCGGCCAGGACGTGGCGCGCGCCAGCACGCTCGCGGCCGTGGCAAGGCCGATCCCGGCGCCGGTCAGCGAACCTTTGCCGGCCAGTGCGCCGGCCGCCCAGAGCGCACCGGGCAGCGTGCAGCCGCAGGCGCCTGAAGCGCCCAAGGCGCCCGAGGAGAAGGGCTTCACGGTGTCGTTCGAACTGCCGTTGAGGGAAGCGCGCGACGCCTTCGAGCGGGCCTACTTCGAGCATCACCTGCAGCGCGAAGGCGGCAGCATGACGAGGGTGGCGGAACGCACCGGCCTGGAACGCACCCATCTGTACCGCAAGCTCAAGCAGCTTGGCGTCGAACCCGGCAAGCTGGGCCGACGCAGCGGATGACGGAAGTCACGCTGGTCACAGGCAGTTCCTACGCCGCGCGCGAAGCGGCGATCGCGGCGGCGCTGCGGCCCGGCATATCCGCGTTCGTCATCCTTGAAGGATTGCCGGACGGGAAACCGGGCTCGCCCTTGCAACAGGCACTGCCGTCGCAGCATGTGCTGCGCATTGCGCCTGGCTGTCCCTGCTGCACCGGTAGCCTGACCATGCGCGTCACACTCAACCGCGTGCTGCGCCAAGCACCGCAGCAGCTCTTCATCGGCCTGGCCGATACCGCCCACCTGCAGCAATTCCGCGCATTTCTTCGAACCGATTCCTATAGCCGGTTATTGACCTTGACAGAAGACCTGCATATTGCGTCTTGAAATGCGGCGCGTGGGCGCCATGTTCTGTCTCAGCAGCGGGAAGTTTATTCCAGCAATCAGCAATCGCACGAGGAGCATACATGAACCTGATCTACAACAGCGACCAGTACAGCGTAGTGGAGTTCGGCGCCGACCAGGCACGTGAGGCCTTGCGTTTCGGCGGTTATGAAATCATGGACAAGTCCGGACGCCGCGAAATCTTCATCAATGGCGCATTGGCCGAGTCCTTCCGCCAGCATGTCCAGGACCTGATCGCGCAAGAGCCGAGCATGGAGGAAATCGACGACTTCCTCGGCAACTTTGACGAACTGATGCATCAGCCGGTGCGCCTGCACTGATCGCTGAAGCCGGCGCGGCGCCGCAGTTCCTTGCGGCGCCGCCCTGAAGGATGGCGGCATCCGGGTATACTGCCGCGATGCATGCCAATTCAAGTCCCATCCACAGTACCCAGCCAGGAATGCATGACGACCTGGCGCAGCAAGTGGCCAAGCACGCGGCCACGGTGTTTCGCAAACCTGTCACCGATTACAACCGCCGCGCCTTTGACGCCAGCATCGCAGCCTGGGAAGCCCACGGCAGGGCGCCGCTGATCCTCGACGCCGGCTGCGGCGTCGGCCTGTCGACGCTCCATCTGGCAGCACGCCATCCCGACCATTTCGTGATCGGCGTCGACCAGTCAGCCGATCGTCTGGCGCGCCAGGTGTACTGGCCCGATGCGCTCCCCGCAAACTGCCTGCGCCTGCGTGCCGACCTGGTGGACTACTGGCGCCTGATGCTGGCATCCGGCGTGCGGCCGGCGCGGCATTACCTGCTCTATCCCAACCCGTGGCCCAAGAAGCAGCACCTGGGCCGGCGCTGGCATGGTCATCCGGTGTTTCCCACCGTGGTGGCGCTGGGCGGGCAGCTTGAATGCCGCAGCAACTGGCGCATCTACATCGACGAATGCGCGGCGGCACTGACCCAGCTGACCGGCCTGCCGGTACAGACCGAATCGTTCGATGCGGTCGCACCGATCACGCCGTTCGAGGAGAAATACCGCGCATCGGGCCATGCCCTCTGGCGCTGCCGCCTCGCCCTGCCCTCTTCCCCTGAACGACAATAAAAAGGCTGCAGCATGGATCGCCTGCAATCAATGCGCGTATTTTCCAAAGTGGTTGAACAGGGCAGCTTCGCCCGCGCCGCCCAGGTGATGGAATTATCGAATGCGGTCGTCACCCGCCATGTGGCCGACCTGGAAAACCATCTAGGCACCCGGCTGCTCAACCGCACGACACGCAAGCTGTCGCTGACCGAAACCGGCCAGGCCTATCTGGAGCGGGTCAATCGCATCCTGGCCGACATCGACGATGCCGATGCCATCGTTACCTCGCAGTCGAAGAAGCCCACCGGCACCCTGCGCATCTATTCGCAGCTGGGCTTCGGCAAGCAGCGCCTGGCCGAGCTGCTGCCGCTCTACGCCGCAGCCAATCCGGATGTGACGCTGGATGTGACGCTGTCGGAACGCACCATCGACCTGGTGGAGGAAGGCTACGATATCGGCATCTTCACCGGGCTGCAGAAGTTCGATGCCAGCATGATCTCGCGCCAGCTCGGCATGGCCGAAGTGCTGCTGTGCGCCTCGCCGGGCTACATCAGGCAGCGCGGCGAACCGCGCGTGCCCGAGGACGTGACGGCCCATGACTGCCTGAATTTCTCCAACGTGGACCTGCTGCGCAACCACTGGCCGATCGCCACCGACACCGAAGCCGTCAACATTCCGATCCGCAGCCGCATGCTGAGCAACAACAGCGAGCTGCTGCGCAACTGCGCCGCCGCCGACATGGGCCTGGTGGTGGGGCCCTCGTATGCCATGATCGATGACATCAAGAGCCACAGGCTGGTGCGCCTGCTGGATCAATACCGCCTGGGGCAAATGGCTGTGATGCTGGTCTATCCCAGCCGGCGCCAGATGTCGGCCAAGGTGCGCAGCTTCATCGACTTCATCACCGCCCGTTTCCCGCATCCCGAAACCGATCCATGGTGCGGCAAATAACGCAGGCAATGCCGCATCCGTGGTAGTGTATTTTCCTTTTTGCGAAGCTTCTTCCCGATTCCGCCATGTGCCAGCTTCTTGGAATGAACTGCAATGTTCCGACCGACATCGTGTTCAGCTTCACCGGCTTCGCCACCCGCGGCGGCCGCACCGACAACCACAATGACGGCTGGGGCATTGCCTTTTTCGAAGGCGCCGGCGTGCGCCATTTCGTCGACTACCAGGCCGCCACCGCTTCGCCCATCGCCGCGCTGATCAAGCAATGCCCGATCAAGTCCAAGAACGTGATCGCGCATATACGCAAGGCCACGCAGGGCCGGGTGGCGCTGGAAAACTGCCATCCCTTCGTGCGCGAAATGTGGGGCCGCTACTGGGTGTTTGCCCATAACGGCGACCTCAAGGAATTCCGTCCGGTGCTCGACGGCGCCTTCCGTCCGGTCGGCACCACCGACAGCGAACTGGCCTTCTGCTACCTGCTGCAGCGGTTGCGCAGCCGTTTCGGCGATACCATGCCCGCGCTGCCGGAACTGACGTTGGCCGTGCGTGAACTGACCACGGAAATCGCCGCCCACGGCGTATTCAACATGATGCTGTCCGACGGCTCGGCCCTGTTCGCGCATTGCTCCACAAATCTGCATTACCTGGTGCGGCAGCATCCGTTCGCCGAGGCCCGGCTGTCCGATGAAGACGTGATCGTGGATTTTTCCCAGGTCACCACGCCGCGCGACAAGGTCGCCATCATCGTCACCGCGCCATTGACCACCAACGAGACCTGGCTGCCCTTCGAAGCCGGCGAAATGAAGGTCTTCATCGATGGCGAGCCGATCAGCCCGGCGCTATCCTGAGGCAGCCGCGCAGGCGCCTACAGCAGCGGCCCCAGCCAGGAAGCGACCTTCTCCCAGGCCTTTTCCTTCAGCGGCCGGTCCAGCCATTGCTCGTAGGTGATGCGGCGCGCTTTCTTCAGGTCCTGTTCGAAGATGGCGATCTGCTGGCGCGCGAAGCCGGCGTCGTAAATGTTCAAGTTGGCTTCATCGTTCATCTGGAACGAGCGGTCGTCGAAATTGGTGGAGCCCACCGAGACCAGCAGGCCGTCGACGATCATCACCTTGCAGTGATACATGGTGGGCTGGTATTCGCTGATCTCCGCGCCCGCCTGGAGCAGTTCGCCCCACATGCCGCGTGAGGAACTGCGCACTGCCTCGGCATCGATGTTCTTTCCCGGCAGGATGATCTGCAGCCGCACGCCGCGCTTCATCGCATCGATCAGCGCGTTGCGGGTCATTTCATCCGGCACGAAATAGGAGGCGGAAATCTGGATGTTGCGCTCGGCCGCAGTGATGGCCAGCAGGTACATCAGGTGCATGCTCTCGCTGCCGCCGGAGGGCGAACTGCTGAAGACCTGCGCCCGCGCCGTGCCTGGCTGTGCCTGCGGCGGAAAATAGTCGTCGCCATGCAGCACCTTGCCGGTGGTCTTGGTCCAGTTGTCGATCAGGACCGCCTGCATCTGCGCCACCACCGGACCCTCGGCCCGGAAGTGGGAATCGCGCCAGTGGTCCGGGTCCTGCGCATTGCCGGTCCATTGGCCGGCGATGCCGACGCCGCCGGTAAAGCCGATGCGGCCATCCACCACCAGCAGCTTGCGGTGGGTACGGTTGTTGATGCGGCCGAGGTTGTACCAGCGCAGCGGATGATACTGCCGCACTTCTACGCCGGCCTGGCGCATCTGCTCCAGGTCCTTGTCGTCCATCTTGGCGCTGCCCACCCAGTCGATCAGCAGATGCACCTTGACGCCGGCGCGGGCGCGCTCGGAGAGTGCCTCGGCGAACTCGCGGCCGATCTCCTCGGACCAGTAGATATAGGTTTCGAAATTGATGGTCTTCTTCGCGCCGCGGATGGCTTTGAGCATCGACGGGAAGATCTGGTCGCCGTTGAGCAGCGCCTCGACCTTGTTGCCATCGACGATCTGCGGCCCAAGCATCACGCCCATGGAGCGCTGGAACTGCGGGTCCGACACCGCATAGAGGCGCGATATCTCCTGCTTGATCTGCTTCTCGCCGGAGGAGAAATTCACGACCAGCAGGGTGACGAGCACCGTGGCCAGGATGCTGGCGATAGCCACCATCACTTTGCTGCGCGTGGTTTGCGGTCTCCAGATCATTTTTCGTTGGCTGCAGTATGGATGAGCCAGCTTAGCAGCAACGATGAAAGCCAGGCTTGCGCCGGATCGATTGCAGGAACGACAACGCAAATGAAAGACGCCCGCTATATCGCGGGCGCCGGTGACATCAAACGATCCGGCCCTGAGGCCAGATGCAGGCGATCACAGGTTGGGCGCCAGCCAACGCTCGATCTCTTCTTTCGAAACGCCACGCCGCGCCGCCATGTCTTCCACCTGGTCCATGCCGATCTTGCCGACGCTGAAGTACTTCGACTCCGGATGCGCCAGGTAAAAGCCCGACACCGCCGCGCCCGGATACATCGCATACGACTCGGTCAGCTGCATGCCGATTTCCTCGGCCTGCAACACGCGGAACATGTCGGCCTTGACCGTGTGTTCCGGGCAGGCCGGATAGCCCGGCGCCGGGCGGATGCCCTGGTATTCCTCGCGGATCAGCGCCGCATTGTCCAGCGTCTCGTCCGCCGCATAGCCCCACAGGTCGCGCCGCACCCGCTCGTGCATCTGCTCGGCAAAGGCTTCGGCGAGGCGGTCAGCCAGCGATTTCAGCATGATGGAGGAATAGTCGTCATGCGCATCCTCGAAGCGCTTCTCGTGTTTCTCGATGCCGATGCCAGCGGTCACCGCGAACATGCCGATGTAGTCGGCGATACCTGACGACTTGGGCGCGATGAAGTCGGCCAGGCACTGGTTGGGCCGCGCCACGCCGTCGATCACGGGCTTGACAGTCTGCTGGCGCGCGCCATACCAGGTGAAGGCAACCTCGCTGCGGGTTTCATCGGTATAGATCTCGATGTCGTCATCATTGACGCTGTTGGCAGGCAGCAGCGCGATCACGCCATTGGCTGTGAGCCAGCGGCCATCGATCACCTTCTTCAGCAGCGCCTGCCCTTCCTCGAATACCTTGCTTGCCGAGGCGCCCACCACTTCATCGGTCAGGATCGCGGGATACGGCCCGGCCAGGTCCCAGGTCTGGAAGAACGGGCCCCAGTCGATGTACTGTGCCAGCTGGGCCAGGTCGACATTCCTGAACACCCGGCGGCCGATGAACTTCGGCTTGACCGGCGCGAACTGCAGCTGCGCGCGGTTCTTGCGGGCGTCGGCCAGCGACAGCATCGGCACCGCCTTGCGGTTGGCATGCTGCTCGCGGATGCGTTCGTAGTCGGTCGCAATCTCCTGCACATACTGGTCGCGCTGTTCGGGCGTGAGCAGCGACTGCGCCACCGACACCGAGCGCGACGCGTCCGGCACATAGACCACCGGGCCTTCATAGTTCTGCGCAATCTTCACCGCGGTATGGGCGCGGCTGGTGGTGGCGCCGCCGATGAGCAGCGGAATCTTCAGCATGCGGAAATGCGGGTCGCGCTGCATCTCCCTGGCGACATAGGCCATCTCTTCGA
Coding sequences within:
- a CDS encoding DUF4390 domain-containing protein; its protein translation is MIRRFFLWFWLAAALASVLTLAMPAAHAGDVEIAEANLEYTDEGYKLAAVYHFDLNRSLESAIARGIPLYFTTEIVIRRPRWYWLDERTASATQTIRISYNVLTRQYRAAINGSNLQQSFASLEEAMSLVRRPGRWLVAGPDALKPGELYSVALRMELDVAQLPKPFQIHSINSSDWRLSSEWRYFTFRADGK
- a CDS encoding GTPase; the encoded protein is MTEVTLVTGSSYAAREAAIAAALRPGISAFVILEGLPDGKPGSPLQQALPSQHVLRIAPGCPCCTGSLTMRVTLNRVLRQAPQQLFIGLADTAHLQQFRAFLRTDSYSRLLTLTEDLHIAS
- a CDS encoding class II glutamine amidotransferase, with product MCQLLGMNCNVPTDIVFSFTGFATRGGRTDNHNDGWGIAFFEGAGVRHFVDYQAATASPIAALIKQCPIKSKNVIAHIRKATQGRVALENCHPFVREMWGRYWVFAHNGDLKEFRPVLDGAFRPVGTTDSELAFCYLLQRLRSRFGDTMPALPELTLAVRELTTEIAAHGVFNMMLSDGSALFAHCSTNLHYLVRQHPFAEARLSDEDVIVDFSQVTTPRDKVAIIVTAPLTTNETWLPFEAGEMKVFIDGEPISPALS
- a CDS encoding SAM-dependent methyltransferase — protein: MHDDLAQQVAKHAATVFRKPVTDYNRRAFDASIAAWEAHGRAPLILDAGCGVGLSTLHLAARHPDHFVIGVDQSADRLARQVYWPDALPANCLRLRADLVDYWRLMLASGVRPARHYLLYPNPWPKKQHLGRRWHGHPVFPTVVALGGQLECRSNWRIYIDECAAALTQLTGLPVQTESFDAVAPITPFEEKYRASGHALWRCRLALPSSPERQ
- a CDS encoding response regulator — translated: MANILVVDDEMGIRELLSEILGDEGHVVTMAENAQQARQIRASTTPDLVLLDIWMPDTDGVTLLKEWQRDRMLTMPVIMMSGHATIDTAVEATRIGALNFLEKPISLQKLLKAVQQGLSRGQDVARASTLAAVARPIPAPVSEPLPASAPAAQSAPGSVQPQAPEAPKAPEEKGFTVSFELPLREARDAFERAYFEHHLQREGGSMTRVAERTGLERTHLYRKLKQLGVEPGKLGRRSG
- a CDS encoding DUF3567 domain-containing protein; translation: MNLIYNSDQYSVVEFGADQAREALRFGGYEIMDKSGRREIFINGALAESFRQHVQDLIAQEPSMEEIDDFLGNFDELMHQPVRLH
- a CDS encoding ATP-binding protein is translated as MTRVLRYVLVFGGAITGILLFLLASASENSVFFDQNYSWLLGLNALFAALLLGLVTTLLLRLYQRYKQRRFGSRLMTRLVMLFALIGILPGTVIYVVSVQFVSRSIESWFDVRVESALEAGLNLGRTALDSSLADLNAKARAMALELADYSDASQITQLSRLRDQSQLQEALIVTSSNRVVASAGGNIGSLVPELPTANMLSQARLTRGFAAIEGSSEGLDRLREGKPQPAEPGAGLRLRVVVAIPGKSSDLSLQNEARFLQLLQPVPQQLATDAEALRAAYSEYQARSVGRTGLRKIYIVTLTLTLLLAIFGAVTSAFVIANDLAQPLLLLAEGTKAVAEGNLSPRPIVATSDELGTLTQSFNTMTRQLFDARAAVERNRTELENAKAYLESVLANMSAGVMVLDGQFRLMSCNESVDRILQHDFEPHLGQPLSEIDGLSAFADVIIRAFTEQSAKSAGENGNDFHWQQQIEIPRSVDDAEVENNITLLARGSRLPVDSATGYVVVFDDISDVISGQRSIAWGEVARRLAHEIKNPLTPIQLSAERLQMKLEEKLAPSDAAMLGRATSTIVSQVTAMKRMVDDFRDYAKTPPAVLSPLNLNALIEEILALYMSGDERDIIHAALAPDLPRVMGDATQLRQLIHNLLQNAQDAVAERTDAEAEPARIDLVTETVHFPGSDGINQTAVRLTITDNGPGFAARILARAFEPYVTSKTRGTGLGLAMVKKIVEEHGGRVDIQNRRNVSGAKIVILLLKLASDNEVLTKS
- a CDS encoding LysR family transcriptional regulator is translated as MDRLQSMRVFSKVVEQGSFARAAQVMELSNAVVTRHVADLENHLGTRLLNRTTRKLSLTETGQAYLERVNRILADIDDADAIVTSQSKKPTGTLRIYSQLGFGKQRLAELLPLYAAANPDVTLDVTLSERTIDLVEEGYDIGIFTGLQKFDASMISRQLGMAEVLLCASPGYIRQRGEPRVPEDVTAHDCLNFSNVDLLRNHWPIATDTEAVNIPIRSRMLSNNSELLRNCAAADMGLVVGPSYAMIDDIKSHRLVRLLDQYRLGQMAVMLVYPSRRQMSAKVRSFIDFITARFPHPETDPWCGK
- a CDS encoding phospholipase D-like domain-containing protein; the encoded protein is MIWRPQTTRSKVMVAIASILATVLVTLLVVNFSSGEKQIKQEISRLYAVSDPQFQRSMGVMLGPQIVDGNKVEALLNGDQIFPSMLKAIRGAKKTINFETYIYWSEEIGREFAEALSERARAGVKVHLLIDWVGSAKMDDKDLEQMRQAGVEVRQYHPLRWYNLGRINNRTHRKLLVVDGRIGFTGGVGIAGQWTGNAQDPDHWRDSHFRAEGPVVAQMQAVLIDNWTKTTGKVLHGDDYFPPQAQPGTARAQVFSSSPSGGSESMHLMYLLAITAAERNIQISASYFVPDEMTRNALIDAMKRGVRLQIILPGKNIDAEAVRSSSRGMWGELLQAGAEISEYQPTMYHCKVMIVDGLLVSVGSTNFDDRSFQMNDEANLNIYDAGFARQQIAIFEQDLKKARRITYEQWLDRPLKEKAWEKVASWLGPLL